DNA sequence from the Streptomyces cinnabarinus genome:
GCGGCCAGTGGGGTGGCCGTGAGTCCCGCGCCGAACATCATCAGGATCCCGGGGATCATGATCGTGAGGACGTAGGAACTGTCCACGGTCATCGTCGACTGCCAGGCGAAGCCGATCGCCGCCACCAGCGTGCCGAGGGCGGCCAGGACGCGGGCGCCGAACCGGGGCATCCAGCGGGGCGCGAGCTTGGAGCCCGCGACCACGGCCAGGGAGCTGGGCACCAGGGCGAGGCCGGCCTCCAACGGGGTGTAGCCGAGGACGTTCTGGGTGTACAGCGTCATGAAGAACCACATGCAGAACATCGCGGAGCCGCACAGGAACATCGACACGTTCGCCGAGGACACCGAGCGGCGCGCGAGCAGTCCAAGGGGCATCAGCGGTGCGGTCGTCCGTGCCTCGACGGCGAGGAACAGCCCGATCATGGCGAGCCCGGCGACCAGCGGCACCAGGGTGGCCGTCGCCGTCCAGCCCGCGGCCTCGGTCTGGGAGATGCCGTAGGCGAGGGTGGCCAGTCCCGCGGTCACCAGGACCGCGCCCGGCAGATCGAGGCGGCGTCCGTCGCCCGTGCGGCTCTCGGCGAGCCATCGGGCGGCGCCGAAGAGGACGACCGCGCCGACCGGGACGTTGATCAGCAGGACCCAGCGCCAGGACAGGACCTCGACCAGCAGTCCGCCGACGAGTCCGCCCGCGGCGCCGCCGCCCGCGCCGACCGCGGTCCAGGTGGCTATCGCCCGTGCCCGCGCCGGGCCCTCGGGGACGGCCGAGGTGAGGATCGTCAGGGTGGACGGCGCGAGTACGGCCGCGCCGAGGCCCTGTACCGCCCGTGCGAGCAGGAGCTGCCAGTCGTCCTGGGCGAGTCCGCCGCCGAGGGAGGCCAGGGTGAACAAGCCGAGGCCGACGAGGAACATCCGCTTGCGGCCGTAGAGGTCGCCGGCCCGGCCGCCGAGCAGCATGAACCCGGCGAAGGCGATGGCGTAGGCGTTCACCACCCACTGGAGTCCCTGTTCGCTCAGTCCCAGTCCGGTGCGCATCGACGGCAGCGCGGTGTTCACGACGGACACGTCGAGGACGACCAGGAACTGGCCCGCGCATGCGAGCGCCACCACCAGCCAGGTGGGCGGGGCGGCGCGACGGGACCCTCGGGAGACCTCAGTGGCTTCGAGCATGCCCGTCATGCTCTCAACCGCTGGACACTCCTGACATCGGAATTTCGACCTACGCCGAAAGCCGCGCGCTTCAAGGAAAGGTCAAGAATTCGTTAGTGAGCCAAAGCATCGGAATAGTTGCCCCGGCGCACCGAGTTCGCAGTACACATGACACGTACGACCAACGACCGGCCCGCCGTCGTCCCCGTCCTCGCCTTCGCGGGCATCGTGGTCGCGGTGATGCAGACCCTGCTTGTGCCGGTCATCAAGGACCTGCCGCAGCTGCTGGACACCTCCCCCTCCAACGCCACCTGGGTCCTCACCTCCACCCTGCTCTCCGGCGCCGTCGCCACCCCGATCATGGGCCGCCTCGGCGACCTGTACGGCAAGCGCCGGATGCTGGTGCTCAGCCTCGCCGTGATGGTGGTCGGCGCCCTGGTCAGCGCCGTCACCAGCGCCCTGCTCCCGATGATCGTCGGCCGTACCCTCCAGGGCTTCGCGATGGGCGCCATCCCGCTCGGCATCGGCCTGATGCGCGACATGCTGCCCCGCGAGAAGCTCGGCTCGGCGATGGCGCTGATGAGTTCCTCGATCGGCGTCGGCGGCGGACTCGCGCTGCCCGCCGCGGCCCTGGTCGCCCAGAACACCGACTGGCACGCCCTGTTCTACGGCGCCGCCGGCCTCGGCATCCTCGCCATCGCCCTCACCCTGTTCGCCGTACCGGAGTCCCCGATGCGCGCCGAGGGCACCTTCGACCTGCCGGGCGCGCTCGGCCTCTCCACCGGCTTGGTCCTCTTCCTGCTGCCGATCACCAAGGGCAGTGACTGGGGCTGGACCTCCGCCACCACGCTCGGCCTGTTCGCCGCGTCCGCCGCGGTGTTGCTCCTGTGGGGCGTCTACGAGCTGCGCTCCAAGGCACCCCTGGTCGATCTGCGCACGACGGCCCGCCCCGCGGTGCTCTTCACCAACCTCGCCTCGATCATGGTCGGCGTCTCCTTCTACGTGGTCTCCCTGGTCCTGCCGCAGCTCCTCCAGCTCCCCACGAGCACCGGTTACGGCCTCGGCCAGTCGATGGTGGTCGCGGGTCTGCTGGTCGCCCCGCTGGGCCTGACGATGATGTTCACCGCACCGGTCTACGCCCGCCTCTCGGCCAAGCACGGCCCCAAGTTCACCCTCATCCTGGGCCTGTTGATCATCGCCGTCGGCTACGGCGCGGGCCTCGGTCTGATGAGCGCGGCCTGGCAGTCCCTCGTCATCGCGGTCCTGCTCGGCGCGGGCATCGGCCTCGCCTACTCCTCGCTGCCCGCACTGATCGTCGGCGCGGTCCCGGCCTCGGAGACGGGTGCGGCGAACGGTCTCAACACGCTGATGCGGTCCATCGGTACGTCCGTCTCCAGCGCCGTCATCGGCATGGTGCTGGCCAACACGGCGAACACCGTGGGCGGTGTGGAGATCCCGACGATGCAGGGTTTCCGTGTCTCGTTCCTGATCGCGACCGGCGCGGTGGCGATCGGCCTGCTGCTGGCGCTGTTCCTGCCGAAGCCGGACCGCGCGCCGCGACTGCGGGCCAGCAGCGAGGAGGAGGCCAACCTGGCCCGCGCCGAGGAGGCGTTGCGCGGCTTCCGCGGCCGGGTCCTGGACTCCGGGGGCGCACCGGTCGCCCGCGCCAAGGTCACCCTGATCGACCACAGCGGCCGCCAGGCGGGCGCCACGCTCTCGGCGGAGGACGGCAGTTACGCCCTCTCCGTCCCGGCGCAGGGCGCCTATGTCCTGGCCGCGAAGGCCAACGGCCATGGCCCGCACGCCTCTTCGGCGACCCACGCGGGCGGCGACGGCGCGGTCGACGTGGACCTGGCGCTCCCTACGGCCTGACCCGACCCGATCCCTGATCAACCCGCCATCGATCAACGCGCCCCGGTCAACTCGCCCCCCCCATCAACCCGAGAGCATCTCTTCCCCTCGAATCCACCCGCCGTTCACGGCGAGCAGGGTTCTCCCACGCACCATCCGTCCCTGTGATCTTCGTGTGAACGGGGACGGAGGGTGCGGGCGGGATGATCGGGACGGTATTCCGGTGCGCGGACGTGCCGGCCGAGGACAGGTTCGAGTACTGGCGGGAGCGGGTCGGACGGACCGTCGCCCCCGCCGACGTCACCAGTGACTACGCCACCGACTACTGGGCGGAGCAACGGCTGTTGCAGTTGGGGCCGGTCACGATCTGGCCGGCCTCGTTCCTGCCGACGCGGTTCCGCCGGAGCGCGAGGATGGTGCGGCAGTCCGACCCCGAGCTGTACCACCTCAGACTGGTCGTGCGCGGCGGTCTGGCCGTCGATCACGACGGCCGGGCCGACACCTACGGTCCGGGCGACATGTATCTGGCGGACAGCTCGCGGCCGGGCGATGTGCGCTCGTACGACGACGGGGAGCGCAGCCCGGTCACCGGCGTGGGCGTCGAGGTGCCCAAGGTGCTGTTCCCGGTGCCCCCGCACCGGGAGTTGCTGGGCAGACGGCTGTCCGGCCGGGAGGGGACCGGCGCGCTGCTCAAGGACTTCGTCACCGGGCTGGTCCGGCAGGCCGACACCCTGCGCCCGTCCGACGCGCCACGCCTGGGCACGGTCCTGCTCGACCTGGTGTCGACCTGGGTGGCACAGGTGCTGGAGGCGGAACGGGCGCTGCCGCCGGAGACCCGGCAACGGGCGCTGATCACCGAGATCCACGCGTTCATCCGGCAGAACCTGCACGATCCGGAGCTGACACCGCCCGTGATCGCCGCGGCGCACCACATCTCCCTCAGCTATCTGCACCGCGTCTTCCAGGAACAGACGGGCGGCGAGACCGTAGCCGCCCGGATCCGGCGGCTACGTCTCGAAGGCGCCCGCCGCGACCTCGCCGACCCGGCGCTCGGCTCCACCCCGATCCACACCATCGCCGCCCGCTGGGGCCTGCCCCGCGCCTCCGACTTCTCCCGCGGCTTCCGCGCCGCGTACGGACTGCCGCCGAGGGAGTTCCGGCAGCGTGCGCTGGCCGCGCACAGACAGACAAACGCGTACACACGGACAAAGGGGCCCGCGCGGCCGTAGACGCACTGTCAAGTCACTGTGGACCCATTGCTAACGACTCCACCGGGGCTCACCTCGCATGCTGATCGGGCAGCCGCACCACACCGCATCGACACAGTCAGAGAGGTTGACCGCTCTCATGCACGTGAAGTCCCTGACGAAGATCTCCGCAGTCGCCGCCGGCGCCCTGTGCGCCCTCGCCTTCGCCACCCCGGCGCAGGCCGAGGACGACTTCCGGCCCCTCACCAACCGCGCCACCGGCAAGTGTCTGGCCGTTCCCAACGCCAGCACCGCCAACGGAACCGGCCTCATCCAGTGGGGCTGCAACGGCTACTCGGAGCAGAACTGGACCCTGACCCATGTCGCGGGCGGCAACGGCGACCGTTGGACCATCAGGAACCAGAACAGCCTGAAGTGCATCGCCATCCCCCAGTCCAGCACCGCCAACGGCACCCAGGCCATCCAGTGGACCTGCGACTCCGCCAACACCGACCAGGTCTTCATCAAGGACAGCTGGGGTCGGCTGCGCAACGTCAACAGCGACAAGTGCCTCGCCGTCCCGAACTCCAGCACCGCCAACGGCACCGAGATCATCCAGTGGACCTGCTCCGAGAACTTCAACCAGCGGTGGGCTTTCTGACACCCGGCCGTTGAAGTGACGAAGGAATCTTCCCTGTCATGAACCTGCACAGAAAGGCGGCCGCCGTTCTGGCGGCCGCCGCCCTTATCTGCGCGCCCGTACTGACGGGTTCGTCGCTGACCGGCTCGGCCTCGGCGGCCGAAGGCGCGGTGGCCAGGACCGCGATGGCCGAGACCGCGGTGGCCGTCCAAGCAGTGCCCGAGGCCCGTCTGTTCAACCAGGGCACCGGTCTGTGCCTGGCCAACCCGGGCTCGGACCAGGACCCCGGCACCGTGATGATCCAGTGGACGTGCAGCTACAGCGCCAGCAACTTCTGGTCGCTGGAGCCCGTCACCGGCGGCTACCACGTGGTCAACAAGGCGAGCGGACAGTGCCTGGCCATCGGCAGCGGCTCCGAGACCCCGGGTGCCAAGGCCATCCAGTGGACCTGCGGCACCGGCGCCGAGCAGGTCTGGGCGCACGACGGCAACGAGCGGCTGGTCAACAAGAAGAGCGGCCTCTGCCTCGCCATCCCCAGCTCCAGCACGACCGCCGGCATCGAGGCCATGCAGTGGACCTGCTCGACGAACAAGGACCAGCGATGGCTGTGGTGACCCCCGTGACCCCGGTGCCCCCCGTGACCCGTAAGCGCGCCTGGACCGCGCTCCTGAGCGCACTGGTCCTCGCCGTACTGACCGGGCTGCTGCTGCCCGGACCGGCTGTCGCCGAGGGCACCTCGGGCGAGTCGGTCGCCCATATCGACGCCGTGACCGAGGGCGACGGCCCCCGCACCCCCGACATCATCGCCACCAGCGCCGACAACGCGGTCGTGGCCTGGCGCGAGGGCACCGTCCCCGGCAAGGTCGATCAGGGATACATCCGGTACGCGTACACCACCGACGGCGGCGCGAGCTGGACCCACCCGAAGGTGCTCGCCCAGGAGACCAGCGAGTACACCTGGCACTACGTGATCCTCTACCAGTCGGGCAACGAGCTCTTCGCCTACATGGGCCGCACCAAGGCCGCGAGCGACAACAAGAACGGCCTGCCGATCGACGCCATCGTCGTCAAGCGCAGCACCGACGAGGGCCACACCTGGCAGGACTACCCCGTCACCATGCCGCTCGACCTCCCGGACACCGGCGCGGACGAGGGCTTCGCCAACCTCATCATCGCCGGGCGCCCGACCAAGCTGGCCAGCGGCAAGCACGTCATCCCCTTCTGGGCCTCCAACCGGGAGAACGGCGTGCTGATCTCCTCGGACCTGAAGACCTGGACGGCCGGTGGCGTCGTACCGGACCCGAGCGGGCTCAAGCCCGGCGAGTCGCAGGTTGCGGTCTCCCAGGACGACCCGAACAAGCTCGTCATGGTCGCCCGCAGTGACGCGGCCTACACCCGCGCCGCCACCGCCACCAGCTCCGACGGCGGACTGACCTGGACGCCCTTCACGCTCGACAACAACATCCCGAGCTACAACGTGAAGGTCCAGTTCATCAAGGACAGCACCGGCCGGTACCTCTCGATCTACAACACGGCCACCAACCGCGACGTCCTGAACTACAAGACCAAGCGGGCCGGAGCGGCCTGGAACGCGGGCCGTCAATTCGCCAACGGCTCGGCAGCCGACGAGGACCCCGACCAGGCGGGCACCACCGGCAAGGGCTGGGACACCTACGCCATGGCCGACGAGTACGCGCCCGGCAAGTTCTACGTGGCGTGGGAGTTCGACACCTCCCGCATCAAGGTGAACAGGCTGGACATCTCGGACGCCCCCTGATCCACGCGCACCTTCCCCGCCGTACCCCCCGGTCGCTCCTCGGCCGGGGGGTACGGCAGCATGGGCCGCCGAAACGTCCGTACGACCGGAAGGCCCCTGCCGATGACCCCGGCCCCCAAGCCCGAGATCCTGGCCGCGTTCGAGGCGGCGAAGGGGTTCATGCCGGTCGGTGAGGGCCTGGCCCTGTACGCGGCGGCGGTGGAGGCGGGCGGGCTCGGCCTGCCCCTCCTGGAGGTCGGCACCTACTGCGGACGCTCCACCCTCCTCCTCGCCGACGCGGCCCGCGCGGCCGGTGTGACGGCTCTCACGGTCGACCACCACCGCGGCAGCGAGGAGCAGCAGCCGGGCTGGGAGTACCACGACCCCGAGACGGTCGACCCCGAGCTCGGCCTGATGGACACGCTGCCGACGTTCCGCAGGACGCTGCACAAGGCGGGCCTGGAGGAGCACGTGATCGCCCTGGTCGGCCGCTCACCGCAGGTCGCCCGCGTCTGGGCCGCACCCCTGGCCCTGGTCTTCATCGACGGCGGCCACACCGACGAGCACGCCACCGCCGACTACGAGGGCTGGGCCCCCCATGTGGCCGAAGGCGGCCTCCTCGTGATCCACGACGTCTTCCCTGACCCGGCGGACGAGTTCACCGGCCAGGCCCCGTACCGCATCTACCTGCGCGCGCTGGAGTCGGGCGCCTTCGAGGAGATCTCCGTCACGGACTCCCTGCGCGTGCTGCGGCGAACGGGGGCGGGGATCTGAGGGCGCGGTTAGAGTCGCAGACGTGTCGTACGTAGGACCGGACTTCGATCCGCAGCCCCGCCGCCCCCGTCGCAGCCCCCTCACCGTGGCGCTCGTCGCGCTCGTGCCGGGCGCGCTGCTCGGATGGGTGGCGTACGAGGCGCTCGGCGGCTCGGACGACGGAGGCGGCTCGGACAAGGCGGCCGTGGGGACACCGACGGCCTCGTCGCCGCCCGCGACCGGCGACGCCAAGGAGCCGAGCCCCTCGGACTCCCCGGAGGAGTCCCCGAAGGACTCCCTGGAGCCCACCGCCTCCGGCCCCCTCAAGGGCAAGGTCGTCGTCATCGACCCGGGGCACAACCCGAGCAACTTCCAGCACACCGCCGAGATCAACCGCAAGGTGGACATCGGCACCGGGTTCAAGGAGTGCGACACCACCGGCACGGCCACGAACTCCGGTTACACGGAGGCCAAGTTCACCCTGGACGTCGCCCACCGCATGCGCACGCTGCTGGAGAAGCAGGGCGCCACGGTCGAACTGACCCAGGACGGGGACCGTTCGTACGGCCCCTGCATCGACGAGCGGGCGCGCATCGGCAACAAGGCCGAGGCCGACGCGGTCGTCTCGATCCACGCCGACGGCGCCGGTACCGGCAACCGCGGCTTCCACGTCATCCTCCCCGGCCCGGTGAACTCCGGTGCCGCCGACACCCGTCCGATCGTCGCCCCCTCGCGCGACCTCGGTGAACGCATCGCGGGCAACTTCGTCAGGGCCACCGGAAGCGCGCCCTCCAACTACGTGGGCGACGGCACCGGTCTCGTCACGCGTAAGGATCTCGGCGGTCTCAATCTGTCAACGGTTCCCAAGGTGTTCATCGAGTGCGGCAACATGCGCGATAGCAAGGACGCGGCACAGCTGACCAGCGGTGCCTGGCGACAGAAGGCGGCGCAAGGGATCTCTGACGGAATCGTGAGTTTTCTGCGCGGGTAGTGATCAGCACACTGATCCCGGCGGACAGCCTGATCGTTCGAACGATAGGGTCGTTCCTACGATGAGGGGCCACCCCTGCGCTTCACACCGGGGCCTGAGGGCGACATGGTGACAGCGACGCCTCCACTGATGACGAGACGACTGAACTGAAGGACCTTGAAGTGAATATCCGCTCCCTCACTAGAGGCGACGGCGTGGTGATCGGAGCAGCGGTGTTGCTCTTCGTCGCGTCGTTCCTCGACACCTACGGTGGCGACAGCAGCAGCATTCCCAGCGCCTGGGACAACCTCGGCATGCTGATGAGCATGTACGTCGCCGGCATCGCGGGCGCAGTCCTGATCGTCGTGGCCCGCGCGCTGCCGCAGCCCCGCAAGGTCGTTGGCCTCGACCTGGGCCAGCTCGGCGTCGCGCTGACGGTCTTCGCCGCCTGGACCTCGTTCTGGACGATCATCGACCCGGCGGGTTCGATCGACACGGACGGCTTCGACGTCGAGGTGGGCGCCGGTCTCATCCTCGGCCTGATCGCCGCCCTCCTGCTGGCGGGTGCCGCCGTGGCGTCCCCGCTGCTGCCCGCCCTCCAGGGCGCCCTCCTGCCGGCCCCCGGCCCCGCGGCCCCGCAGCCGTACGGCGGGCAGCCGCAGGGCGGTTACGGGTACCCGGGTGCCCAGCAGCCGCAGGCGCCGCAGCCGGGGCAGCCGTTCGGCGGTCAGCCGCAGGGCGGTCCGCAGCCGTTCGGCGGCCAGCCGCAGGGCGGTCAGCCGCAGGCGCCCGCGCCGCAGCCCGGCGGGGACTTCTCCCCGTTCTGGTTCGCCGTGCCGGTGGCCCGTCCGCTGTTCGCGGAGGACGGTTCGCCCACGCCGATCGCCGAACTGGCGCCCGGCACCTGGTACCTGGCCGTGGAGCAGCGCGGCCCGCAGCTCATCGCGCAGACGCAGGACGGTCGTCGCGGTGTGCTCCAGGACACCAGCGGCATCCAGCGCGGCTGATCCGCGGCAGAGACACAGCAGTCGTACGACGGCCCCTCACCCTTCCCGGTGAGGGGCCGTTGTCGTACAGTCGCCTCCCTTGGCTGACGCACCGTCAGGAGGCAGGTATGCGGCTCGGTCTCGCGCTCGGATACTGGGGGCGTGGCCCCTCCCCGGAGCATCTGCCGCTGGCCCAGGAGGCGGAGCGGCTCGGGTACGACTCCGTGTGGACCGCCGAGAGTTGGGGGTCCGACGCCTTCACCCCGCTCACCTGGATCGCGGCGCACACCTCAAGGATCAAGCTGGGCACGGCGGTTGCCCAGATGGCGGCCCGGTCGCCGACGACCACGGCCATGCACGCCCTCACCCTCGACCATCTCTCCGGCGGGCGCATGCTGCTCGGCCTCGGCCTGTCGGGCCCGCAGGTCG
Encoded proteins:
- a CDS encoding MFS transporter — translated: MTGMLEATEVSRGSRRAAPPTWLVVALACAGQFLVVLDVSVVNTALPSMRTGLGLSEQGLQWVVNAYAIAFAGFMLLGGRAGDLYGRKRMFLVGLGLFTLASLGGGLAQDDWQLLLARAVQGLGAAVLAPSTLTILTSAVPEGPARARAIATWTAVGAGGGAAGGLVGGLLVEVLSWRWVLLINVPVGAVVLFGAARWLAESRTGDGRRLDLPGAVLVTAGLATLAYGISQTEAAGWTATATLVPLVAGLAMIGLFLAVEARTTAPLMPLGLLARRSVSSANVSMFLCGSAMFCMWFFMTLYTQNVLGYTPLEAGLALVPSSLAVVAGSKLAPRWMPRFGARVLAALGTLVAAIGFAWQSTMTVDSSYVLTIMIPGILMMFGAGLTATPLAALAISGAPPQEAGLVSGLVNTSRVMGGSLGLAVMSTIAAARTEHSSGSTARALTEGYALVFRTGTGVLLAGTLLMLLWLPRRISAE
- a CDS encoding MFS transporter; its protein translation is MTRTTNDRPAVVPVLAFAGIVVAVMQTLLVPVIKDLPQLLDTSPSNATWVLTSTLLSGAVATPIMGRLGDLYGKRRMLVLSLAVMVVGALVSAVTSALLPMIVGRTLQGFAMGAIPLGIGLMRDMLPREKLGSAMALMSSSIGVGGGLALPAAALVAQNTDWHALFYGAAGLGILAIALTLFAVPESPMRAEGTFDLPGALGLSTGLVLFLLPITKGSDWGWTSATTLGLFAASAAVLLLWGVYELRSKAPLVDLRTTARPAVLFTNLASIMVGVSFYVVSLVLPQLLQLPTSTGYGLGQSMVVAGLLVAPLGLTMMFTAPVYARLSAKHGPKFTLILGLLIIAVGYGAGLGLMSAAWQSLVIAVLLGAGIGLAYSSLPALIVGAVPASETGAANGLNTLMRSIGTSVSSAVIGMVLANTANTVGGVEIPTMQGFRVSFLIATGAVAIGLLLALFLPKPDRAPRLRASSEEEANLARAEEALRGFRGRVLDSGGAPVARAKVTLIDHSGRQAGATLSAEDGSYALSVPAQGAYVLAAKANGHGPHASSATHAGGDGAVDVDLALPTA
- a CDS encoding helix-turn-helix domain-containing protein, which codes for MIGTVFRCADVPAEDRFEYWRERVGRTVAPADVTSDYATDYWAEQRLLQLGPVTIWPASFLPTRFRRSARMVRQSDPELYHLRLVVRGGLAVDHDGRADTYGPGDMYLADSSRPGDVRSYDDGERSPVTGVGVEVPKVLFPVPPHRELLGRRLSGREGTGALLKDFVTGLVRQADTLRPSDAPRLGTVLLDLVSTWVAQVLEAERALPPETRQRALITEIHAFIRQNLHDPELTPPVIAAAHHISLSYLHRVFQEQTGGETVAARIRRLRLEGARRDLADPALGSTPIHTIAARWGLPRASDFSRGFRAAYGLPPREFRQRALAAHRQTNAYTRTKGPARP
- a CDS encoding RICIN domain-containing protein, producing the protein MHVKSLTKISAVAAGALCALAFATPAQAEDDFRPLTNRATGKCLAVPNASTANGTGLIQWGCNGYSEQNWTLTHVAGGNGDRWTIRNQNSLKCIAIPQSSTANGTQAIQWTCDSANTDQVFIKDSWGRLRNVNSDKCLAVPNSSTANGTEIIQWTCSENFNQRWAF
- a CDS encoding RICIN domain-containing protein codes for the protein MNLHRKAAAVLAAAALICAPVLTGSSLTGSASAAEGAVARTAMAETAVAVQAVPEARLFNQGTGLCLANPGSDQDPGTVMIQWTCSYSASNFWSLEPVTGGYHVVNKASGQCLAIGSGSETPGAKAIQWTCGTGAEQVWAHDGNERLVNKKSGLCLAIPSSSTTAGIEAMQWTCSTNKDQRWLW
- a CDS encoding sialidase family protein, whose product is MAVVTPVTPVPPVTRKRAWTALLSALVLAVLTGLLLPGPAVAEGTSGESVAHIDAVTEGDGPRTPDIIATSADNAVVAWREGTVPGKVDQGYIRYAYTTDGGASWTHPKVLAQETSEYTWHYVILYQSGNELFAYMGRTKAASDNKNGLPIDAIVVKRSTDEGHTWQDYPVTMPLDLPDTGADEGFANLIIAGRPTKLASGKHVIPFWASNRENGVLISSDLKTWTAGGVVPDPSGLKPGESQVAVSQDDPNKLVMVARSDAAYTRAATATSSDGGLTWTPFTLDNNIPSYNVKVQFIKDSTGRYLSIYNTATNRDVLNYKTKRAGAAWNAGRQFANGSAADEDPDQAGTTGKGWDTYAMADEYAPGKFYVAWEFDTSRIKVNRLDISDAP
- a CDS encoding class I SAM-dependent methyltransferase — protein: MTPAPKPEILAAFEAAKGFMPVGEGLALYAAAVEAGGLGLPLLEVGTYCGRSTLLLADAARAAGVTALTVDHHRGSEEQQPGWEYHDPETVDPELGLMDTLPTFRRTLHKAGLEEHVIALVGRSPQVARVWAAPLALVFIDGGHTDEHATADYEGWAPHVAEGGLLVIHDVFPDPADEFTGQAPYRIYLRALESGAFEEISVTDSLRVLRRTGAGI
- a CDS encoding N-acetylmuramoyl-L-alanine amidase codes for the protein MSYVGPDFDPQPRRPRRSPLTVALVALVPGALLGWVAYEALGGSDDGGGSDKAAVGTPTASSPPATGDAKEPSPSDSPEESPKDSLEPTASGPLKGKVVVIDPGHNPSNFQHTAEINRKVDIGTGFKECDTTGTATNSGYTEAKFTLDVAHRMRTLLEKQGATVELTQDGDRSYGPCIDERARIGNKAEADAVVSIHADGAGTGNRGFHVILPGPVNSGAADTRPIVAPSRDLGERIAGNFVRATGSAPSNYVGDGTGLVTRKDLGGLNLSTVPKVFIECGNMRDSKDAAQLTSGAWRQKAAQGISDGIVSFLRG
- a CDS encoding DUF5336 domain-containing protein; translation: MNIRSLTRGDGVVIGAAVLLFVASFLDTYGGDSSSIPSAWDNLGMLMSMYVAGIAGAVLIVVARALPQPRKVVGLDLGQLGVALTVFAAWTSFWTIIDPAGSIDTDGFDVEVGAGLILGLIAALLLAGAAVASPLLPALQGALLPAPGPAAPQPYGGQPQGGYGYPGAQQPQAPQPGQPFGGQPQGGPQPFGGQPQGGQPQAPAPQPGGDFSPFWFAVPVARPLFAEDGSPTPIAELAPGTWYLAVEQRGPQLIAQTQDGRRGVLQDTSGIQRG